In the genome of Lacerta agilis isolate rLacAgi1 chromosome 2, rLacAgi1.pri, whole genome shotgun sequence, one region contains:
- the IRAK2 gene encoding interleukin-1 receptor-associated kinase-like 2 isoform X1, protein MAKGEERGIPAAVTQQEKDMALQQPQYPSTPLSLGSSAAQSPYIHSMPAWVLEDFCQKMDCLNDYDWMRFASYVITDQTELRKIKCMEKAGISITRELMWWWGVRLATVQQLLELLQELQLYRAAQVIANWKSPLLPTDSSRTPLETPQKENASLHPTGNENKVTADPALKPYAHLLPLSPPPTSTDLPHSLRSNPPELQNVKPGSSSIPQQEAIPNRLTASLLWAPEEVEAVTSGFSEENRISEGMFAIAYKGCRGNNLYVVKRLKEQNQTQKLFRTEVQICFRSCHPNILRLLGFTVESGFHCLIYPYMPNGSLMDRLQSQGSSEPLTWEKRIKISLGLVQAVRHLHHLGIIHGNLKSSNVLLDENFAPQLGHSGLRLQPAEKKSERSVMKTKVLQASLAYFPEDFVRHGQLTEKVDIFGCGIVLAEILTGMKAMDEGRHPFYLKDVFLDEIQVAKELSSSKEKTFERLAATEICHKYQDKHAGHLPEMTAVWLATASCVCLRKKNANIAEVHEIIEMAVHQIQCQEMAEWSRYRGLSMNTPEENDEPASPLNFGFSNEVNPGSLNCGDLLPPLMSAMSPETYSGQMLQVPCESDESSNFSWDPTDAAVACLPPSNNSQYLENVSPTKPLANDSEYSTVFSTKNMNSNKEPLETTASLNKTTPSNTNTESSGAACSSQAGVKEIKINDKRKR, encoded by the exons ATGGCCAAAGGAGAAGAGAGGGGAATTCCCGCGGCTGTGACACAGCAGGAGAAAGACATGGCCCTGCAGCAGCCGCAATATCCCTCGACGCCGCTTTCCTTGGGCAGTTCTGCTGCGCAGTCTCCTTACATCCACAGCATGCCCGCCTGGGTGCTGGAGGATTTCTGCCAGAAGATGGACTGCCTCAACGACTACGACTGGATGCGCTTTG CATCCTATGTGATAACTGACCAGACCGAGCTGAGGAAAATCAAGTGCATGGAGAAGGCAGGAATCAGTATAACAAGAGAGCtgatgtggtggtggggagtgagACTCGCAACTGTCCAGCAGTTGTTGGAACTTCTGCAGGAACTTCAGCTCTATCGGGCAGCACAAGTAATTGCAAACT GGAAGTCACCTTTGTTGCCCACTGATTCTTCAAGGACTCCTTTAGAGACCCCTCAAAAGGAAAATGCATCACTGCATCCAACTGGGAACGAAAATAAAGTCACAGCAG ATCCTGCTCTAAAACCATATGCACATTTGCTTCCTCTATCCCCACCTCCAACTTCTACGGACCTTCCACATTCTTTACGTTCAAATCCACCAGAATTGCAGAATGTTAAG CCTGGCAGTTCTTCCATCCCTCAACAGGAAGCTATTCCTAATCGCCTCACTGCAAGCCTTTTGTGGGCTCCAGAAGAAGTGGAAGCTGTCACCAGTGGCTTCAGTGAGGAAAACCGAATTAGTGAAGGCATGTTTGCCATTGCCTACAAAGGTTGCAGGGGCAACAATTTATACGTGGTTAAAAGACTAAAAGAG CAAAATCAGACACAAAAACTATTCCGTACAGAGGTACAGATCTGCTTCCG GAGTTGCCATCCTAACATTCTGCGGTTGTTAGGCTTTACTGTAGAAAGTGGATTTCACTGCCTGATATACCCTTACATGCCTAATGGATCGTTGATGGACAGACTGCAGTCTCAG GGCAGTTCTGAACCTTTAACATGGGAGAAACGCATCAAAATTTCTTTGGGACTTGTTCAAGCTGTTCGGCACTTGCATCACTTAGGAATTATTCATGGAAATTTGAAAAG TTCCAACGTCTTATTGGATGAAAACTTTGCACCACAACTTGGACATTCTGGTCTCAGGTTGCAGCCTGCAGAGAAAAAATCTGAGCGCTCTGTGATGAAAACCAAAGTCTTGCAAGCTTCTCTCGCTTACTTCCCGGAGGATTTTGTCAGGCATGGGCAGCTAACGGAAAAAGTGGACATATTTGGTTGTGGAATA GTTTTAGCAGAGATACTGACTGGCATGAAGGCAATGGATGAAGGAAGGCATCCTTTTTACCTG AAAGATGTCTTCCTTGATGAAATCCAGGTGGCAAAGGAACTATCCAGTTCTAAGGAGAAAACTTTTGAAAGACTTGCTGCCACAGAAATATGTCACAAATATCAAGACAAGCATGCAGGTCACTTACCAGAAATGACTGCTGTTTGGTTGGCCACTGCTTCGTGTGTTTGCCTGAGGAAAAAGAATGCTAACATAGCAGAG GTGCATGAAATAATCGAAATGGCAGTTCATCAAATACAGTGTCAGGAAATGGCCGAGTGGAGCAGATACCGTGGACTCTCCATGAATACTCCAGAAGAAAACGATGAGCCAGCCAGCCCGCTTAATTTTGGTTTCTCAAATGAAGTGAATCCCGGGTCTTTGAACTGTGGAGATTTGTTGCCACCTTTGATGAGCGCCATGTCTCCTGAAACATACTCTGGGCAGATGTTACAGGTCCCTTGCGAGTCAGATGAATCAAGTAACTTTTCGTGGGACCCTACAGATGCTGCTGTCGCCTGCCTGCCACCAAGCAACAACTCTCAATATCTAGAAAATGTTTCTCCCACAAAGCCTCTGGCAAATGATTCAGAATATAGCACTGTCTTCTCAACAAAAAATATGAACTCTAATAAGGAGCCACTAGAAACAACTGCTTCTTTAAATAAAACGACTCCATCAAATACAAATACGGAAAGCTCTGGTGCTGCCTGTTCTTCACAAG CAGgggtgaaagaaataaaaatcaacGATAAAAGAAAAAGATGA
- the IRAK2 gene encoding interleukin-1 receptor-associated kinase-like 2 isoform X2: MAKGEERGIPAAVTQQEKDMALQQPQYPSTPLSLGSSAAQSPYIHSMPAWVLEDFCQKMDCLNDYDWMRFASYVITDQTELRKIKCMEKAGISITRELMWWWGVRLATVQQLLELLQELQLYRAAQVIANWKSPLLPTDSSRTPLETPQKENASLHPTGNENKVTADPALKPYAHLLPLSPPPTSTDLPHSLRSNPPELQNVKPGSSSIPQQEAIPNRLTASLLWAPEEVEAVTSGFSEENRISEGMFAIAYKGCRGNNLYVVKRLKEQNQTQKLFRTEVQICFRSCHPNILRLLGFTVESGFHCLIYPYMPNGSLMDRLQSQGSSEPLTWEKRIKISLGLVQAVRHLHHLGIIHGNLKSSNVLLDENFAPQLGHSGLRLQPAEKKSERSVMKTKVLQASLAYFPEDFVRHGQLTEKVDIFGCGIVLAEILTGMKAMDEGRHPFYLKDVFLDEIQVAKELSSSKEKTFERLAATEICHKYQDKHAGHLPEMTAVWLATASCVCLRKKNANIAEVHEIIEMAVHQIQCQEMAEWSRYRGLSMNTPEENDEPASPLNFGFSNEVNPGSLNCGDLLPPLMSAMSPETYSGQMLQVPCESDESSNFSWDPTDAAVACLPPSNNSQYLENVSPTKPLANDSEYSTVFSTKNMNSNKEPLETTASLNKTTPSNTNTESSGAACSSQGVKEIKINDKRKR, from the exons ATGGCCAAAGGAGAAGAGAGGGGAATTCCCGCGGCTGTGACACAGCAGGAGAAAGACATGGCCCTGCAGCAGCCGCAATATCCCTCGACGCCGCTTTCCTTGGGCAGTTCTGCTGCGCAGTCTCCTTACATCCACAGCATGCCCGCCTGGGTGCTGGAGGATTTCTGCCAGAAGATGGACTGCCTCAACGACTACGACTGGATGCGCTTTG CATCCTATGTGATAACTGACCAGACCGAGCTGAGGAAAATCAAGTGCATGGAGAAGGCAGGAATCAGTATAACAAGAGAGCtgatgtggtggtggggagtgagACTCGCAACTGTCCAGCAGTTGTTGGAACTTCTGCAGGAACTTCAGCTCTATCGGGCAGCACAAGTAATTGCAAACT GGAAGTCACCTTTGTTGCCCACTGATTCTTCAAGGACTCCTTTAGAGACCCCTCAAAAGGAAAATGCATCACTGCATCCAACTGGGAACGAAAATAAAGTCACAGCAG ATCCTGCTCTAAAACCATATGCACATTTGCTTCCTCTATCCCCACCTCCAACTTCTACGGACCTTCCACATTCTTTACGTTCAAATCCACCAGAATTGCAGAATGTTAAG CCTGGCAGTTCTTCCATCCCTCAACAGGAAGCTATTCCTAATCGCCTCACTGCAAGCCTTTTGTGGGCTCCAGAAGAAGTGGAAGCTGTCACCAGTGGCTTCAGTGAGGAAAACCGAATTAGTGAAGGCATGTTTGCCATTGCCTACAAAGGTTGCAGGGGCAACAATTTATACGTGGTTAAAAGACTAAAAGAG CAAAATCAGACACAAAAACTATTCCGTACAGAGGTACAGATCTGCTTCCG GAGTTGCCATCCTAACATTCTGCGGTTGTTAGGCTTTACTGTAGAAAGTGGATTTCACTGCCTGATATACCCTTACATGCCTAATGGATCGTTGATGGACAGACTGCAGTCTCAG GGCAGTTCTGAACCTTTAACATGGGAGAAACGCATCAAAATTTCTTTGGGACTTGTTCAAGCTGTTCGGCACTTGCATCACTTAGGAATTATTCATGGAAATTTGAAAAG TTCCAACGTCTTATTGGATGAAAACTTTGCACCACAACTTGGACATTCTGGTCTCAGGTTGCAGCCTGCAGAGAAAAAATCTGAGCGCTCTGTGATGAAAACCAAAGTCTTGCAAGCTTCTCTCGCTTACTTCCCGGAGGATTTTGTCAGGCATGGGCAGCTAACGGAAAAAGTGGACATATTTGGTTGTGGAATA GTTTTAGCAGAGATACTGACTGGCATGAAGGCAATGGATGAAGGAAGGCATCCTTTTTACCTG AAAGATGTCTTCCTTGATGAAATCCAGGTGGCAAAGGAACTATCCAGTTCTAAGGAGAAAACTTTTGAAAGACTTGCTGCCACAGAAATATGTCACAAATATCAAGACAAGCATGCAGGTCACTTACCAGAAATGACTGCTGTTTGGTTGGCCACTGCTTCGTGTGTTTGCCTGAGGAAAAAGAATGCTAACATAGCAGAG GTGCATGAAATAATCGAAATGGCAGTTCATCAAATACAGTGTCAGGAAATGGCCGAGTGGAGCAGATACCGTGGACTCTCCATGAATACTCCAGAAGAAAACGATGAGCCAGCCAGCCCGCTTAATTTTGGTTTCTCAAATGAAGTGAATCCCGGGTCTTTGAACTGTGGAGATTTGTTGCCACCTTTGATGAGCGCCATGTCTCCTGAAACATACTCTGGGCAGATGTTACAGGTCCCTTGCGAGTCAGATGAATCAAGTAACTTTTCGTGGGACCCTACAGATGCTGCTGTCGCCTGCCTGCCACCAAGCAACAACTCTCAATATCTAGAAAATGTTTCTCCCACAAAGCCTCTGGCAAATGATTCAGAATATAGCACTGTCTTCTCAACAAAAAATATGAACTCTAATAAGGAGCCACTAGAAACAACTGCTTCTTTAAATAAAACGACTCCATCAAATACAAATACGGAAAGCTCTGGTGCTGCCTGTTCTTCACAAG gggtgaaagaaataaaaatcaacGATAAAAGAAAAAGATGA
- the IRAK2 gene encoding interleukin-1 receptor-associated kinase-like 2 isoform X3, giving the protein MAKGEERGIPAAVTQQEKDMALQQPQYPSTPLSLGSSAAQSPYIHSMPAWVLEDFCQKMDCLNDYDWMRFASYVITDQTELRKIKCMEKAGISITRELMWWWGVRLATVQQLLELLQELQLYRAAQVIANWKSPLLPTDSSRTPLETPQKENASLHPTGNENKVTADPALKPYAHLLPLSPPPTSTDLPHSLRSNPPELQNVKPGSSSIPQQEAIPNRLTASLLWAPEEVEAVTSGFSEENRISEGMFAIAYKGCRGNNLYVVKRLKEQNQTQKLFRTEVQICFRSCHPNILRLLGFTVESGFHCLIYPYMPNGSLMDRLQSQGSSEPLTWEKRIKISLGLVQAVRHLHHLGIIHGNLKSSNVLLDENFAPQLGHSGLRLQPAEKKSERSVMKTKVLQASLAYFPEDFVRHGQLTEKVDIFGCGIVLAEILTGMKAMDEGRHPFYLKDVFLDEIQVAKELSSSKEKTFERLAATEICHKYQDKHAGHLPEMTAVWLATASCVCLRKKNANIAEVHEIIEMAVHQIQCQEMAEWSRYRGLSMNTPEENDEPASPLNFGFSNEVNPGSLNCGDLLPPLMSAMSPETYSGQMLQVPCESDESSNFSWDPTDAAVACLPPSNNSQYLENVSPTKPLANDSEYSTVFSTKNMNSNKEPLETTASLNKTTPSNTNTESSGAACSSQGNKQG; this is encoded by the exons ATGGCCAAAGGAGAAGAGAGGGGAATTCCCGCGGCTGTGACACAGCAGGAGAAAGACATGGCCCTGCAGCAGCCGCAATATCCCTCGACGCCGCTTTCCTTGGGCAGTTCTGCTGCGCAGTCTCCTTACATCCACAGCATGCCCGCCTGGGTGCTGGAGGATTTCTGCCAGAAGATGGACTGCCTCAACGACTACGACTGGATGCGCTTTG CATCCTATGTGATAACTGACCAGACCGAGCTGAGGAAAATCAAGTGCATGGAGAAGGCAGGAATCAGTATAACAAGAGAGCtgatgtggtggtggggagtgagACTCGCAACTGTCCAGCAGTTGTTGGAACTTCTGCAGGAACTTCAGCTCTATCGGGCAGCACAAGTAATTGCAAACT GGAAGTCACCTTTGTTGCCCACTGATTCTTCAAGGACTCCTTTAGAGACCCCTCAAAAGGAAAATGCATCACTGCATCCAACTGGGAACGAAAATAAAGTCACAGCAG ATCCTGCTCTAAAACCATATGCACATTTGCTTCCTCTATCCCCACCTCCAACTTCTACGGACCTTCCACATTCTTTACGTTCAAATCCACCAGAATTGCAGAATGTTAAG CCTGGCAGTTCTTCCATCCCTCAACAGGAAGCTATTCCTAATCGCCTCACTGCAAGCCTTTTGTGGGCTCCAGAAGAAGTGGAAGCTGTCACCAGTGGCTTCAGTGAGGAAAACCGAATTAGTGAAGGCATGTTTGCCATTGCCTACAAAGGTTGCAGGGGCAACAATTTATACGTGGTTAAAAGACTAAAAGAG CAAAATCAGACACAAAAACTATTCCGTACAGAGGTACAGATCTGCTTCCG GAGTTGCCATCCTAACATTCTGCGGTTGTTAGGCTTTACTGTAGAAAGTGGATTTCACTGCCTGATATACCCTTACATGCCTAATGGATCGTTGATGGACAGACTGCAGTCTCAG GGCAGTTCTGAACCTTTAACATGGGAGAAACGCATCAAAATTTCTTTGGGACTTGTTCAAGCTGTTCGGCACTTGCATCACTTAGGAATTATTCATGGAAATTTGAAAAG TTCCAACGTCTTATTGGATGAAAACTTTGCACCACAACTTGGACATTCTGGTCTCAGGTTGCAGCCTGCAGAGAAAAAATCTGAGCGCTCTGTGATGAAAACCAAAGTCTTGCAAGCTTCTCTCGCTTACTTCCCGGAGGATTTTGTCAGGCATGGGCAGCTAACGGAAAAAGTGGACATATTTGGTTGTGGAATA GTTTTAGCAGAGATACTGACTGGCATGAAGGCAATGGATGAAGGAAGGCATCCTTTTTACCTG AAAGATGTCTTCCTTGATGAAATCCAGGTGGCAAAGGAACTATCCAGTTCTAAGGAGAAAACTTTTGAAAGACTTGCTGCCACAGAAATATGTCACAAATATCAAGACAAGCATGCAGGTCACTTACCAGAAATGACTGCTGTTTGGTTGGCCACTGCTTCGTGTGTTTGCCTGAGGAAAAAGAATGCTAACATAGCAGAG GTGCATGAAATAATCGAAATGGCAGTTCATCAAATACAGTGTCAGGAAATGGCCGAGTGGAGCAGATACCGTGGACTCTCCATGAATACTCCAGAAGAAAACGATGAGCCAGCCAGCCCGCTTAATTTTGGTTTCTCAAATGAAGTGAATCCCGGGTCTTTGAACTGTGGAGATTTGTTGCCACCTTTGATGAGCGCCATGTCTCCTGAAACATACTCTGGGCAGATGTTACAGGTCCCTTGCGAGTCAGATGAATCAAGTAACTTTTCGTGGGACCCTACAGATGCTGCTGTCGCCTGCCTGCCACCAAGCAACAACTCTCAATATCTAGAAAATGTTTCTCCCACAAAGCCTCTGGCAAATGATTCAGAATATAGCACTGTCTTCTCAACAAAAAATATGAACTCTAATAAGGAGCCACTAGAAACAACTGCTTCTTTAAATAAAACGACTCCATCAAATACAAATACGGAAAGCTCTGGTGCTGCCTGTTCTTCACAAGGTAACAAG CAGgggtga
- the IRAK2 gene encoding interleukin-1 receptor-associated kinase-like 2 isoform X4 has translation MAKGEERGIPAAVTQQEKDMALQQPQYPSTPLSLGSSAAQSPYIHSMPAWVLEDFCQKMDCLNDYDWMRFASYVITDQTELRKIKCMEKAGISITRELMWWWGVRLATVQQLLELLQELQLYRAAQVIANWKSPLLPTDSSRTPLETPQKENASLHPTGNENKVTADPALKPYAHLLPLSPPPTSTDLPHSLRSNPPELQNVKPGSSSIPQQEAIPNRLTASLLWAPEEVEAVTSGFSEENRISEGMFAIAYKGCRGNNLYVVKRLKEQNQTQKLFRTEVQICFRSCHPNILRLLGFTVESGFHCLIYPYMPNGSLMDRLQSQGSSEPLTWEKRIKISLGLVQAVRHLHHLGIIHGNLKSSNVLLDENFAPQLGHSGLRLQPAEKKSERSVMKTKVLQASLAYFPEDFVRHGQLTEKVDIFGCGIVLAEILTGMKAMDEGRHPFYLKDVFLDEIQVAKELSSSKEKTFERLAATEICHKYQDKHAGHLPEMTAVWLATASCVCLRKKNANIAEVHEIIEMAVHQIQCQEMAEWSRYRGLSMNTPEENDEPASPLNFGFSNEVNPGSLNCGDLLPPLMSAMSPETYSGQMLQVPCESDESSNFSWDPTDAAVACLPPSNNSQYLENVSPTKPLANDSEYSTVFSTKNMNSNKEPLETTASLNKTTPSNTNTESSGAACSSQGNKG, from the exons ATGGCCAAAGGAGAAGAGAGGGGAATTCCCGCGGCTGTGACACAGCAGGAGAAAGACATGGCCCTGCAGCAGCCGCAATATCCCTCGACGCCGCTTTCCTTGGGCAGTTCTGCTGCGCAGTCTCCTTACATCCACAGCATGCCCGCCTGGGTGCTGGAGGATTTCTGCCAGAAGATGGACTGCCTCAACGACTACGACTGGATGCGCTTTG CATCCTATGTGATAACTGACCAGACCGAGCTGAGGAAAATCAAGTGCATGGAGAAGGCAGGAATCAGTATAACAAGAGAGCtgatgtggtggtggggagtgagACTCGCAACTGTCCAGCAGTTGTTGGAACTTCTGCAGGAACTTCAGCTCTATCGGGCAGCACAAGTAATTGCAAACT GGAAGTCACCTTTGTTGCCCACTGATTCTTCAAGGACTCCTTTAGAGACCCCTCAAAAGGAAAATGCATCACTGCATCCAACTGGGAACGAAAATAAAGTCACAGCAG ATCCTGCTCTAAAACCATATGCACATTTGCTTCCTCTATCCCCACCTCCAACTTCTACGGACCTTCCACATTCTTTACGTTCAAATCCACCAGAATTGCAGAATGTTAAG CCTGGCAGTTCTTCCATCCCTCAACAGGAAGCTATTCCTAATCGCCTCACTGCAAGCCTTTTGTGGGCTCCAGAAGAAGTGGAAGCTGTCACCAGTGGCTTCAGTGAGGAAAACCGAATTAGTGAAGGCATGTTTGCCATTGCCTACAAAGGTTGCAGGGGCAACAATTTATACGTGGTTAAAAGACTAAAAGAG CAAAATCAGACACAAAAACTATTCCGTACAGAGGTACAGATCTGCTTCCG GAGTTGCCATCCTAACATTCTGCGGTTGTTAGGCTTTACTGTAGAAAGTGGATTTCACTGCCTGATATACCCTTACATGCCTAATGGATCGTTGATGGACAGACTGCAGTCTCAG GGCAGTTCTGAACCTTTAACATGGGAGAAACGCATCAAAATTTCTTTGGGACTTGTTCAAGCTGTTCGGCACTTGCATCACTTAGGAATTATTCATGGAAATTTGAAAAG TTCCAACGTCTTATTGGATGAAAACTTTGCACCACAACTTGGACATTCTGGTCTCAGGTTGCAGCCTGCAGAGAAAAAATCTGAGCGCTCTGTGATGAAAACCAAAGTCTTGCAAGCTTCTCTCGCTTACTTCCCGGAGGATTTTGTCAGGCATGGGCAGCTAACGGAAAAAGTGGACATATTTGGTTGTGGAATA GTTTTAGCAGAGATACTGACTGGCATGAAGGCAATGGATGAAGGAAGGCATCCTTTTTACCTG AAAGATGTCTTCCTTGATGAAATCCAGGTGGCAAAGGAACTATCCAGTTCTAAGGAGAAAACTTTTGAAAGACTTGCTGCCACAGAAATATGTCACAAATATCAAGACAAGCATGCAGGTCACTTACCAGAAATGACTGCTGTTTGGTTGGCCACTGCTTCGTGTGTTTGCCTGAGGAAAAAGAATGCTAACATAGCAGAG GTGCATGAAATAATCGAAATGGCAGTTCATCAAATACAGTGTCAGGAAATGGCCGAGTGGAGCAGATACCGTGGACTCTCCATGAATACTCCAGAAGAAAACGATGAGCCAGCCAGCCCGCTTAATTTTGGTTTCTCAAATGAAGTGAATCCCGGGTCTTTGAACTGTGGAGATTTGTTGCCACCTTTGATGAGCGCCATGTCTCCTGAAACATACTCTGGGCAGATGTTACAGGTCCCTTGCGAGTCAGATGAATCAAGTAACTTTTCGTGGGACCCTACAGATGCTGCTGTCGCCTGCCTGCCACCAAGCAACAACTCTCAATATCTAGAAAATGTTTCTCCCACAAAGCCTCTGGCAAATGATTCAGAATATAGCACTGTCTTCTCAACAAAAAATATGAACTCTAATAAGGAGCCACTAGAAACAACTGCTTCTTTAAATAAAACGACTCCATCAAATACAAATACGGAAAGCTCTGGTGCTGCCTGTTCTTCACAAGGTAACAAG gggtga